A single window of Excalfactoria chinensis isolate bCotChi1 chromosome 13, bCotChi1.hap2, whole genome shotgun sequence DNA harbors:
- the LOC140258293 gene encoding proteinase-activated receptor 3-like, whose translation MARLVTLPGFAGFGVTLLLGLATQLSLAHGKGRALWHLTPKEEAECPDASLEYFLNSTTTTILLPTLYSVVLLVGLPANVLACWVLTKNFRRCSSSLFLLNLAAADLLFILLLPFKISYHLLGNHWLFGDYLCRTMVALFYGNMYTSILFLTCIGVERYVSVAHPFLWKGSMGTWGRASICVVIWLLVGLGVSPLLFYPQTEHILKLNITTCHDVQGKDNFFQHYFLCLVGLGFGVPFVFMTVSHGCILARLLAKQENYGHVVRVLAVVLLAFLLCFTPSNVLLFIHYLHQDTGCNNITYSWYALALAFSALNNCFDPFLYFYISKDFRGWVRDAGCCLWGLGTKGEWKKAALPLRSSEQSQL comes from the exons ATGGCCCGGCTTGTGACATTGCCTGGCTTTGCTGGCTTTGGTGTCACCCTCCTGCTTGGCTTGGCCACCCAGCTGTCCCTGG CACATGGCAAAGGGCGGGCATTATGGCACTTGACCCCCAAAGAAGAAGCTGAGTGCCCAGACGCCTCTCTGGAATACTTCCTCAACAGCACCACGACCACCATCCTCCTCCCCACCCTCTACTCTGTGGTGCTGCTCGTGGGGTTACCTGCTAACGTGCTGGCCTGCTGGGTCCTGACCAAAAACttcaggagatgctccagtagcctcttcctgctcaacctggctgctgctgatctcctcttcatcctcctgctgccgttcAAGATCTCCTACCACCTCCTGGGCAACCACTGGCTCTTTGGGGACTACCTCTGCCGCACCATGGTGGCCCTTTTCTATGGGAACATGTACACTTCCATCCTCTTCCTCACCTGTATCGGTGTGGAGCGCTATGTATCTGTGGCTCACCCGTTCCTCTGGAAGGGCTCCATGGGTACGTGGGGTAGGGCGAGCATCTGTGTGGTCATCtggctgctggtggggctgggTGTGAGCCCGCTGCTGTTCTACCCACAGACAGAGCACATCTTGAAGCTGAACATCACGACATGCCACGATGTCCAAGGAAAGGACAATTTCTTCCAGCATTATTTCCTCTGCCTGGTGGGGCTGGGTTTCGGTGTGCCCTTTGTGTTCATGACTGTCTCCCATGGCTGCATCTTGGCCCGGCTGCTGGCCAAGCAGGAGAACTACGGGCACGTGGTGCGCGTCCTGGCCGTGGTCCTGTTGGCCTTCCTCCTCTGTTTCACCCCCAGCAACGTGCTGCTCTTCATACACTACCTGCATCAGGACACGGGCTGCAACAACATCACCTACAGCTGGTATGCCCTGGCCTTGGCCTTCAGTGCTTTGAACAACTGCTTTGATCCCTTCCTCTATTTCTACATCTCCAAGGATTTTCGGGGCTGGGTCCGGGATGCTGGCTGCTGTCTCTGGGGGCTGGGGACAAAAGGGGAATGGAAGAAGGCAGCCTTGCCCCTGCGGTCCAGTGAGCAGAGCCAGCTGTAG
- the FCHSD1 gene encoding F-BAR and double SH3 domains protein 1 isoform X2, producing the protein MQPPPRKGKLSQVVKLHFAEQLCGLQSKQQRDAELLEDIRSYSKQRAAIEREYGQALQRLASQFVKRDWQRGRSDAGDSRSVFAVWKGIIEGTAYTGQARVTASESYRSLAAEATKSSRLSKERMLKKSMEQLQKAQAELLETVKELDKAKKQFSHLQRSSEVAKDKAADVEARLRKSDRRIFHTKASLQKLSAKFSMQMAEYSKQRAGVQNEYVLMLVSANAHLEHYYHVELPAIMQALDGDLYERLRDHLSTAGRAEVESCEITQDWFQSISEAAARVCREQDLLLFLQDHTAFTLVPEQRFQLDGIQEVSLLQPEDGGASLEKEARRWAMRATRDSKNKAHGEEVLQKLEARRHQVPEAEAAVVERQMEEVRENIWKAEVGRAKAEARLALLRTAGLDVDSWLAGAVRAAGELPRTPSTEAPMGLDPTEFDDYDSDETFEEAEPGHAARTYPYTCRVIFGYQGCHADELSIAQGEELEVIEDGDMEEWVKARNKAGQVGYVPEKYLLSLSCVGSEPDSAASTGATGPSGAALQRQLSSIMAAELVLEPGAWLVRALYDYEGQSPEELSFPEGAIIRVLPRAEDEVDDGFWTGDFNGRVGVFPSLVVEELTGARGTVGQELPSPSPPPFSPPGLALSASLDSGPEPLLGVCRQEGTGSGQSSPDLAANRIRPVRAPPPPPGRAPDLEQDLS; encoded by the exons ATGCAGCCGCCGCCGCGCAAG GGGAAGCTGAGCCAGGTGGTGAAGTTGCATTTTGCCGAGCAGCTGTGCGGGTtacagagcaaacagcagcgGGATGCCGAGCTGCTGGAGGACATCAG GTCTTACAGTAAGCAGAGGGCTGCGATTGAACGGGAGTACGGGCAG GCACTGCAGAGGCTGGCAAGCCAGTTTGTGAAGAGAGACTGGCAGCGGGGCCGCAGCGATGCTGGAGACTCGAG GAGTGTCTTTGCTGTCTGGAAAGGCATTATTGAGGGGACTGCATACACAGGGCAGGCACGTGTCACTGCCTCTGAAAGCTACCGCAGCCTTGCTGCTGAGGCCACCAAGAGCTCCCGGCTGTCTAAAGAGAGGATGCTTAAGAAG AGCATGGAGCAGCTGCAAAAagcacaggcagagctgctggagacgGTGAAAGAGCTGGATAAAGCAAAGAAGCAGTTCAGCCACCTGCAGCGCAGCAGCGAGGTGGCCAAGGACAAGGCAGCCGATGTGGAAGCACG gCTCCGTAAGAGTGACAGAAGGATTTTCCACACCAAGGCCAGCCTGCAGAAACTCAGTGCCAAG tTCTCCATGCAGATGGCGGAGTACTCGAAGCAGCGGGCAGGGGTGCAGAACGAGTACGTGCTGATGCTGGTGTCTGCCAATGCCCACCTGGAGCACTACTACCATGTGGAGCTACCTGCCATCATGCAG GCTCTGGATGGGGACCTGTATGAGAGGCTGCGTGACCACCTGAGCACGGCTGGCCGGGCAGAGGTGGAGAGCTGTGAGATCACACAGGATTGGTTCCAGAGCATCTCGGAGGCGGCCGCACGG GTGTGCCGGGAGCAGgacctcctcctcttcctgcagGACCACACTGCCTTCACGCTGGTGCCTGAGCAGCGCTTCCAGCTTGATGGCATCCAGGAG GTGTCCTTGCTGCAGCCAGAGGATGGAGGGGCCAGCCTGGAGAAGGAGGCACGGCGCTGGGCCATGCGGGCAACACGAGACAGCAAGAACAAGGCACATGGCGAGGAG GTGCTGCAGAAGCTAGAGGCCAGGAGGCACCAGGTCCCTGAGGCAGAGGCAGCTGTTGTGGAGAGGCAGATGGAGGAAGTGAGAGAAAACATCTGGAAGGCAGAG GTTGGCAGGGCAAAGGCAGAGGCACGGCTGGCACTGCTGCGCACGGCAGGGCTGGATGTGGATTCCTGGCtggccggggctgtgcgagcaGCTGGGGAGCTCCCACGCACCCCCAGCACAGAGGCACCCATGGGGCTGGACCCCACTGAGTTCGATGACTATGACAGCGATGAGACTTTTGAGGAGGCTGAGCCTGGACATGCTGCCCGCACCTACCCCTACACCTGTCGGGTCATCTTTGGGTACCAG ggctgccatgCAGATGAGCTATCCATCGCGCAGGGAGAGGAGCTGGAGGTTATTGAGGATGGTGATATGGAGGAGTGGGTGAAG GCTCGGAACAAGGCAGGGCAGGTTGGTTATGTCCCTGAGAAGTACCTGCTGTCCTTGAGCTGTGTGGGCAGTGAGCCGGactcagctgccagcactggagCCACAGGACCCtctggggcagccctgcagcgGCAGCTGTCCAGCATCATGGCTGCGGAGCTGGTCCTGGAGCCTGGAG CCTGGCTGGTGCGAGCCCTGTACGACTATGAGGGGCAGAGCCCCGAGGAGCTGAGCTTCCCTGAGGGAGCCATCATCCGTGTGCTGCCCCGTGCTGAGGATGAGGTGGACGATGGCTTCTGGACTGGGGACTTCAATGGCAGAGTTGGTGTCTTCCCCTCTCTAGTGGTGGAGGAACTGACTGGGGCACGGGGCACGGTCGGGCAG GAACTTCCCTCGCCGTCCCCACCACCCTTCTCCCCTCCTGGCCTCGCACTCAGTGCCAGCCTGGATTCTGGCCCTGAACCACTGCTGGGAG TCTGCAGGCAGGAGGGTACAGGCAGCGGGCAGAGCTCTCCGGACCTGGCAGCCAACCGCATCCGTCCG gtTCGTGCACCGCCCCCACCTCCTGGCCGAGCCCCTGACCTGGAGCAGGACCTCAGCTGA
- the FCHSD1 gene encoding F-BAR and double SH3 domains protein 1 isoform X1 → MQPPPRKGKLSQVVKLHFAEQLCGLQSKQQRDAELLEDIRSYSKQRAAIEREYGQALQRLASQFVKRDWQRGRSDAGDSRSVFAVWKGIIEGTAYTGQARVTASESYRSLAAEATKSSRLSKERMLKKSMEQLQKAQAELLETVKELDKAKKQFSHLQRSSEVAKDKAADVEARLRKSDRRIFHTKASLQKLSAKFSMQMAEYSKQRAGVQNEYVLMLVSANAHLEHYYHVELPAIMQALDGDLYERLRDHLSTAGRAEVESCEITQDWFQSISEAAARVCREQDLLLFLQDHTAFTLVPEQRFQLDGIQEVSLLQPEDGGASLEKEARRWAMRATRDSKNKAHGEEVLQKLEARRHQVPEAEAAVVERQMEEVRENIWKAEVGRAKAEARLALLRTAGLDVDSWLAGAVRAAGELPRTPSTEAPMGLDPTEFDDYDSDETFEEAEPGHAARTYPYTCRVIFGYQGCHADELSIAQGEELEVIEDGDMEEWVKARNKAGQVGYVPEKYLLSLSCVGSEPDSAASTGATGPSGAALQRQLSSIMAAELVLEPGAWLVRALYDYEGQSPEELSFPEGAIIRVLPRAEDEVDDGFWTGDFNGRVGVFPSLVVEELTGARGTVGQELPSPSPPPFSPPGLALSASLDSGPEPLLGGECHGGGLGGTQSLSEPSVDLVCRQEGTGSGQSSPDLAANRIRPVRAPPPPPGRAPDLEQDLS, encoded by the exons ATGCAGCCGCCGCCGCGCAAG GGGAAGCTGAGCCAGGTGGTGAAGTTGCATTTTGCCGAGCAGCTGTGCGGGTtacagagcaaacagcagcgGGATGCCGAGCTGCTGGAGGACATCAG GTCTTACAGTAAGCAGAGGGCTGCGATTGAACGGGAGTACGGGCAG GCACTGCAGAGGCTGGCAAGCCAGTTTGTGAAGAGAGACTGGCAGCGGGGCCGCAGCGATGCTGGAGACTCGAG GAGTGTCTTTGCTGTCTGGAAAGGCATTATTGAGGGGACTGCATACACAGGGCAGGCACGTGTCACTGCCTCTGAAAGCTACCGCAGCCTTGCTGCTGAGGCCACCAAGAGCTCCCGGCTGTCTAAAGAGAGGATGCTTAAGAAG AGCATGGAGCAGCTGCAAAAagcacaggcagagctgctggagacgGTGAAAGAGCTGGATAAAGCAAAGAAGCAGTTCAGCCACCTGCAGCGCAGCAGCGAGGTGGCCAAGGACAAGGCAGCCGATGTGGAAGCACG gCTCCGTAAGAGTGACAGAAGGATTTTCCACACCAAGGCCAGCCTGCAGAAACTCAGTGCCAAG tTCTCCATGCAGATGGCGGAGTACTCGAAGCAGCGGGCAGGGGTGCAGAACGAGTACGTGCTGATGCTGGTGTCTGCCAATGCCCACCTGGAGCACTACTACCATGTGGAGCTACCTGCCATCATGCAG GCTCTGGATGGGGACCTGTATGAGAGGCTGCGTGACCACCTGAGCACGGCTGGCCGGGCAGAGGTGGAGAGCTGTGAGATCACACAGGATTGGTTCCAGAGCATCTCGGAGGCGGCCGCACGG GTGTGCCGGGAGCAGgacctcctcctcttcctgcagGACCACACTGCCTTCACGCTGGTGCCTGAGCAGCGCTTCCAGCTTGATGGCATCCAGGAG GTGTCCTTGCTGCAGCCAGAGGATGGAGGGGCCAGCCTGGAGAAGGAGGCACGGCGCTGGGCCATGCGGGCAACACGAGACAGCAAGAACAAGGCACATGGCGAGGAG GTGCTGCAGAAGCTAGAGGCCAGGAGGCACCAGGTCCCTGAGGCAGAGGCAGCTGTTGTGGAGAGGCAGATGGAGGAAGTGAGAGAAAACATCTGGAAGGCAGAG GTTGGCAGGGCAAAGGCAGAGGCACGGCTGGCACTGCTGCGCACGGCAGGGCTGGATGTGGATTCCTGGCtggccggggctgtgcgagcaGCTGGGGAGCTCCCACGCACCCCCAGCACAGAGGCACCCATGGGGCTGGACCCCACTGAGTTCGATGACTATGACAGCGATGAGACTTTTGAGGAGGCTGAGCCTGGACATGCTGCCCGCACCTACCCCTACACCTGTCGGGTCATCTTTGGGTACCAG ggctgccatgCAGATGAGCTATCCATCGCGCAGGGAGAGGAGCTGGAGGTTATTGAGGATGGTGATATGGAGGAGTGGGTGAAG GCTCGGAACAAGGCAGGGCAGGTTGGTTATGTCCCTGAGAAGTACCTGCTGTCCTTGAGCTGTGTGGGCAGTGAGCCGGactcagctgccagcactggagCCACAGGACCCtctggggcagccctgcagcgGCAGCTGTCCAGCATCATGGCTGCGGAGCTGGTCCTGGAGCCTGGAG CCTGGCTGGTGCGAGCCCTGTACGACTATGAGGGGCAGAGCCCCGAGGAGCTGAGCTTCCCTGAGGGAGCCATCATCCGTGTGCTGCCCCGTGCTGAGGATGAGGTGGACGATGGCTTCTGGACTGGGGACTTCAATGGCAGAGTTGGTGTCTTCCCCTCTCTAGTGGTGGAGGAACTGACTGGGGCACGGGGCACGGTCGGGCAG GAACTTCCCTCGCCGTCCCCACCACCCTTCTCCCCTCCTGGCCTCGCACTCAGTGCCAGCCTGGATTCTGGCCCTGAACCACTGCTGGGAGGTGAGTGCCACGGGGGTGGACTTGGGGGCACACAGAGCCTGTCTGAGCCTTCCGTGGATCTAGTCTGCAGGCAGGAGGGTACAGGCAGCGGGCAGAGCTCTCCGGACCTGGCAGCCAACCGCATCCGTCCG gtTCGTGCACCGCCCCCACCTCCTGGCCGAGCCCCTGACCTGGAGCAGGACCTCAGCTGA
- the FCHSD1 gene encoding F-BAR and double SH3 domains protein 1 isoform X3 produces MLKKSMEQLQKAQAELLETVKELDKAKKQFSHLQRSSEVAKDKAADVEARLRKSDRRIFHTKASLQKLSAKFSMQMAEYSKQRAGVQNEYVLMLVSANAHLEHYYHVELPAIMQALDGDLYERLRDHLSTAGRAEVESCEITQDWFQSISEAAARVCREQDLLLFLQDHTAFTLVPEQRFQLDGIQEVSLLQPEDGGASLEKEARRWAMRATRDSKNKAHGEEVLQKLEARRHQVPEAEAAVVERQMEEVRENIWKAEVGRAKAEARLALLRTAGLDVDSWLAGAVRAAGELPRTPSTEAPMGLDPTEFDDYDSDETFEEAEPGHAARTYPYTCRVIFGYQGCHADELSIAQGEELEVIEDGDMEEWVKARNKAGQVGYVPEKYLLSLSCVGSEPDSAASTGATGPSGAALQRQLSSIMAAELVLEPGAWLVRALYDYEGQSPEELSFPEGAIIRVLPRAEDEVDDGFWTGDFNGRVGVFPSLVVEELTGARGTVGQELPSPSPPPFSPPGLALSASLDSGPEPLLGGECHGGGLGGTQSLSEPSVDLVCRQEGTGSGQSSPDLAANRIRPVRAPPPPPGRAPDLEQDLS; encoded by the exons ATGCTTAAGAAG AGCATGGAGCAGCTGCAAAAagcacaggcagagctgctggagacgGTGAAAGAGCTGGATAAAGCAAAGAAGCAGTTCAGCCACCTGCAGCGCAGCAGCGAGGTGGCCAAGGACAAGGCAGCCGATGTGGAAGCACG gCTCCGTAAGAGTGACAGAAGGATTTTCCACACCAAGGCCAGCCTGCAGAAACTCAGTGCCAAG tTCTCCATGCAGATGGCGGAGTACTCGAAGCAGCGGGCAGGGGTGCAGAACGAGTACGTGCTGATGCTGGTGTCTGCCAATGCCCACCTGGAGCACTACTACCATGTGGAGCTACCTGCCATCATGCAG GCTCTGGATGGGGACCTGTATGAGAGGCTGCGTGACCACCTGAGCACGGCTGGCCGGGCAGAGGTGGAGAGCTGTGAGATCACACAGGATTGGTTCCAGAGCATCTCGGAGGCGGCCGCACGG GTGTGCCGGGAGCAGgacctcctcctcttcctgcagGACCACACTGCCTTCACGCTGGTGCCTGAGCAGCGCTTCCAGCTTGATGGCATCCAGGAG GTGTCCTTGCTGCAGCCAGAGGATGGAGGGGCCAGCCTGGAGAAGGAGGCACGGCGCTGGGCCATGCGGGCAACACGAGACAGCAAGAACAAGGCACATGGCGAGGAG GTGCTGCAGAAGCTAGAGGCCAGGAGGCACCAGGTCCCTGAGGCAGAGGCAGCTGTTGTGGAGAGGCAGATGGAGGAAGTGAGAGAAAACATCTGGAAGGCAGAG GTTGGCAGGGCAAAGGCAGAGGCACGGCTGGCACTGCTGCGCACGGCAGGGCTGGATGTGGATTCCTGGCtggccggggctgtgcgagcaGCTGGGGAGCTCCCACGCACCCCCAGCACAGAGGCACCCATGGGGCTGGACCCCACTGAGTTCGATGACTATGACAGCGATGAGACTTTTGAGGAGGCTGAGCCTGGACATGCTGCCCGCACCTACCCCTACACCTGTCGGGTCATCTTTGGGTACCAG ggctgccatgCAGATGAGCTATCCATCGCGCAGGGAGAGGAGCTGGAGGTTATTGAGGATGGTGATATGGAGGAGTGGGTGAAG GCTCGGAACAAGGCAGGGCAGGTTGGTTATGTCCCTGAGAAGTACCTGCTGTCCTTGAGCTGTGTGGGCAGTGAGCCGGactcagctgccagcactggagCCACAGGACCCtctggggcagccctgcagcgGCAGCTGTCCAGCATCATGGCTGCGGAGCTGGTCCTGGAGCCTGGAG CCTGGCTGGTGCGAGCCCTGTACGACTATGAGGGGCAGAGCCCCGAGGAGCTGAGCTTCCCTGAGGGAGCCATCATCCGTGTGCTGCCCCGTGCTGAGGATGAGGTGGACGATGGCTTCTGGACTGGGGACTTCAATGGCAGAGTTGGTGTCTTCCCCTCTCTAGTGGTGGAGGAACTGACTGGGGCACGGGGCACGGTCGGGCAG GAACTTCCCTCGCCGTCCCCACCACCCTTCTCCCCTCCTGGCCTCGCACTCAGTGCCAGCCTGGATTCTGGCCCTGAACCACTGCTGGGAGGTGAGTGCCACGGGGGTGGACTTGGGGGCACACAGAGCCTGTCTGAGCCTTCCGTGGATCTAGTCTGCAGGCAGGAGGGTACAGGCAGCGGGCAGAGCTCTCCGGACCTGGCAGCCAACCGCATCCGTCCG gtTCGTGCACCGCCCCCACCTCCTGGCCGAGCCCCTGACCTGGAGCAGGACCTCAGCTGA
- the FCHSD1 gene encoding F-BAR and double SH3 domains protein 1 isoform X4 — MLKKSMEQLQKAQAELLETVKELDKAKKQFSHLQRSSEVAKDKAADVEARLRKSDRRIFHTKASLQKLSAKFSMQMAEYSKQRAGVQNEYVLMLVSANAHLEHYYHVELPAIMQALDGDLYERLRDHLSTAGRAEVESCEITQDWFQSISEAAARVCREQDLLLFLQDHTAFTLVPEQRFQLDGIQEVSLLQPEDGGASLEKEARRWAMRATRDSKNKAHGEEVLQKLEARRHQVPEAEAAVVERQMEEVRENIWKAEVGRAKAEARLALLRTAGLDVDSWLAGAVRAAGELPRTPSTEAPMGLDPTEFDDYDSDETFEEAEPGHAARTYPYTCRVIFGYQGCHADELSIAQGEELEVIEDGDMEEWVKARNKAGQVGYVPEKYLLSLSCVGSEPDSAASTGATGPSGAALQRQLSSIMAAELVLEPGAWLVRALYDYEGQSPEELSFPEGAIIRVLPRAEDEVDDGFWTGDFNGRVGVFPSLVVEELTGARGTVGQELPSPSPPPFSPPGLALSASLDSGPEPLLGVCRQEGTGSGQSSPDLAANRIRPVRAPPPPPGRAPDLEQDLS, encoded by the exons ATGCTTAAGAAG AGCATGGAGCAGCTGCAAAAagcacaggcagagctgctggagacgGTGAAAGAGCTGGATAAAGCAAAGAAGCAGTTCAGCCACCTGCAGCGCAGCAGCGAGGTGGCCAAGGACAAGGCAGCCGATGTGGAAGCACG gCTCCGTAAGAGTGACAGAAGGATTTTCCACACCAAGGCCAGCCTGCAGAAACTCAGTGCCAAG tTCTCCATGCAGATGGCGGAGTACTCGAAGCAGCGGGCAGGGGTGCAGAACGAGTACGTGCTGATGCTGGTGTCTGCCAATGCCCACCTGGAGCACTACTACCATGTGGAGCTACCTGCCATCATGCAG GCTCTGGATGGGGACCTGTATGAGAGGCTGCGTGACCACCTGAGCACGGCTGGCCGGGCAGAGGTGGAGAGCTGTGAGATCACACAGGATTGGTTCCAGAGCATCTCGGAGGCGGCCGCACGG GTGTGCCGGGAGCAGgacctcctcctcttcctgcagGACCACACTGCCTTCACGCTGGTGCCTGAGCAGCGCTTCCAGCTTGATGGCATCCAGGAG GTGTCCTTGCTGCAGCCAGAGGATGGAGGGGCCAGCCTGGAGAAGGAGGCACGGCGCTGGGCCATGCGGGCAACACGAGACAGCAAGAACAAGGCACATGGCGAGGAG GTGCTGCAGAAGCTAGAGGCCAGGAGGCACCAGGTCCCTGAGGCAGAGGCAGCTGTTGTGGAGAGGCAGATGGAGGAAGTGAGAGAAAACATCTGGAAGGCAGAG GTTGGCAGGGCAAAGGCAGAGGCACGGCTGGCACTGCTGCGCACGGCAGGGCTGGATGTGGATTCCTGGCtggccggggctgtgcgagcaGCTGGGGAGCTCCCACGCACCCCCAGCACAGAGGCACCCATGGGGCTGGACCCCACTGAGTTCGATGACTATGACAGCGATGAGACTTTTGAGGAGGCTGAGCCTGGACATGCTGCCCGCACCTACCCCTACACCTGTCGGGTCATCTTTGGGTACCAG ggctgccatgCAGATGAGCTATCCATCGCGCAGGGAGAGGAGCTGGAGGTTATTGAGGATGGTGATATGGAGGAGTGGGTGAAG GCTCGGAACAAGGCAGGGCAGGTTGGTTATGTCCCTGAGAAGTACCTGCTGTCCTTGAGCTGTGTGGGCAGTGAGCCGGactcagctgccagcactggagCCACAGGACCCtctggggcagccctgcagcgGCAGCTGTCCAGCATCATGGCTGCGGAGCTGGTCCTGGAGCCTGGAG CCTGGCTGGTGCGAGCCCTGTACGACTATGAGGGGCAGAGCCCCGAGGAGCTGAGCTTCCCTGAGGGAGCCATCATCCGTGTGCTGCCCCGTGCTGAGGATGAGGTGGACGATGGCTTCTGGACTGGGGACTTCAATGGCAGAGTTGGTGTCTTCCCCTCTCTAGTGGTGGAGGAACTGACTGGGGCACGGGGCACGGTCGGGCAG GAACTTCCCTCGCCGTCCCCACCACCCTTCTCCCCTCCTGGCCTCGCACTCAGTGCCAGCCTGGATTCTGGCCCTGAACCACTGCTGGGAG TCTGCAGGCAGGAGGGTACAGGCAGCGGGCAGAGCTCTCCGGACCTGGCAGCCAACCGCATCCGTCCG gtTCGTGCACCGCCCCCACCTCCTGGCCGAGCCCCTGACCTGGAGCAGGACCTCAGCTGA
- the RELL2 gene encoding RELT-like protein 2 yields MSDQSSSEDGESDSQHSLYMVFLLVLVFFIMGLVGFLICHVLKKKGYRCRTFRDELDPDNKDVLAELQANEEEELNEDTVEKIVRCIIQNEANAEALKEMLGDNDGDIAVPIPSLCPHRNSQDGGPPHHHTVHLGSTQAPCIHCSKRRRHPLHRQGRSKDGKGRMHPGETTVFSVGRFRVTHIGKKPAFHEQQDGAQPDGSKEPSTEELEHSSERFQREQAHNGTVPMRSLENGAVQEGTQGSKGTEQSRTGTPVPGNAVGSSPGSTSRQRRLLSRRVLGGSSPSIPGQLGQEEAGLGSADEVSDIHGSLSLHEVPDEMGREDSGRRQPGTENVGQQEPSAVVHDRGATV; encoded by the exons ATGTCCGACCAGAGCAGCAGCGAAGATGGGGAGTCCgactcccagcacagcctgtaCATGGTCTTTCTCCTCGTCTTGGTCTTCTTCATCATGGGGCTGGTAGGCTTCCTCATCTGCCATGTCCTGAAGAAGAAGGGCTACCGGTGCAGGACATTCCGGGATGAGCTTGACCCAGATAACAAGGATGTGCTGGCAGAACTCCAGGCCA aTGAAGAGGAGGAGCTAAATGAGGACACAGTGGAGAAGATCGTGAGATGCATCATCCAGAATGAAG CAAATGCAGAAGCCCTCAAGGAGATGCTGGGGGACAATGATGGGGACATCGCAGTGCCAATACCCAG CCTTTGTCCCCACCGTAACAGCCAGGATGGAGGCCCCCCTCACCACCATACAGTGCACCTGGGCTCCACGCAAGCCCCCTGCATCCACTGCAGCAAAAGGAGGAGGCACCCACTGCACCGTCAGGGGCGGTCCAAGGATGGCAAAGGCCGGATGCACCCCGGAGAGACCACTGTCTTCTCAGTGGGCAG GTTCCGCGTCACGCACATCGGGAAGAAGCCGGCTTTCCATGAGCAGCAGGATGGTGCCCAGCCTGATGGCAGCAAGGAGCCAAGCACggaggagctggagcacagcagtgagcGGTTCCAGCGGGAACAGGCTCACAATGGGACTGTCCCCATGCGTAGCCTGGAGaatggggctgtgcaggaggggACACAGGGCAGCAAGGGCACGGAGCAGAGCCGCACCGGCACCCCAGTGCCTGGCAATGCAGTGGGCAGCTCTCCTGGGAGCACCAGTCGACAGCGGAGGCTGCTGAGCCGCCGGGTCCTGGGAGGGTCAAGTCCCAGCATCCCAGGGcagctggggcaggaggaggctggACTGGGGTCAGCAGATGAGGTGTCGGATATTCACGGGAGCCTGAGCCTCCATGAAGTGCCGGATGAGATGGGGAGAGAAGACAGCGGCCGGAGGCAGCCTGGAACAGAGAATGTGGGGCAGCAG GAGCCCAGTGCTGTGGTGCACGACCGAGGAGCCACTGTGTGA